One Deltaproteobacteria bacterium DNA window includes the following coding sequences:
- a CDS encoding AgmX/PglI C-terminal domain-containing protein — MTAALAVGMGCGEKPTECVDKSKPALDSCQAKLEQLQNDVNKIKLQLAQALQNPGSIKVDPSVLTIDGKPIKVEKGTPEGALTQDQVIATLKQNKGGLQPCYQRALKRDSSLHHRKLVVNVGFQVQSTGAPANITITPNHNSEMVECMKKAIRRWKFPTFTGQPVGVESPVTFTPKDK, encoded by the coding sequence GTGACTGCGGCGCTCGCGGTGGGGATGGGCTGCGGCGAGAAGCCAACCGAGTGCGTGGACAAGTCGAAGCCGGCCCTGGATTCGTGTCAGGCGAAGCTCGAGCAACTGCAGAACGACGTCAACAAGATCAAGCTGCAGCTCGCCCAGGCACTTCAGAACCCGGGTTCGATCAAGGTCGATCCCTCCGTCCTGACGATCGATGGCAAGCCGATCAAGGTGGAGAAGGGGACGCCGGAGGGGGCTCTGACGCAGGACCAGGTGATCGCGACCCTGAAGCAGAACAAGGGCGGCCTGCAGCCGTGCTATCAGCGCGCGCTGAAGCGAGACTCCTCCTTGCACCATCGCAAGCTCGTGGTGAACGTGGGCTTTCAGGTGCAGTCGACGGGTGCGCCGGCCAACATCACCATCACGCCGAATCACAACTCGGAGATGGTGGAGTGCATGAAGAAGGCGATCCGGCGCTGGAAGTTCCCGACCTTCACGGGTCAGCCGGTGGGCGTGGAGAGCCCCGTTACGTTCACGCCGAAGGACAAGTAG
- a CDS encoding (d)CMP kinase, which yields MIIAIDGPAGSGKSTLALRLAQRLGCTLLDTGAIYRALALLARRSGADWGDGPALARLASSLRVSFSLEGDVNRVFVEGEDLSDAIRTPEISRGSSEVSRHPEVREALLALQRELAAAGSLVTEGRDTTTVVFPEAQVKVFLLADARVRAERRQRQLAAAGHVVELEEVLAAEEARDRSDAERAVAPLRQAPDAVVLDTTRLSVEEAIQRVLALCSPFDSPGVGR from the coding sequence CTGATCATCGCCATCGACGGCCCTGCCGGATCGGGCAAGTCGACGCTGGCCTTGCGGCTGGCGCAGCGGCTCGGGTGCACGTTGCTCGACACGGGAGCCATCTACCGCGCGCTCGCCCTGCTGGCCCGGCGCAGCGGTGCGGACTGGGGCGACGGACCGGCGCTGGCGAGGCTCGCGAGTTCGCTCCGGGTGAGCTTCTCCCTCGAGGGAGACGTAAATCGCGTCTTCGTGGAGGGCGAGGACCTGTCGGACGCCATCCGAACCCCCGAGATCTCGCGCGGGTCCTCGGAGGTGAGTCGGCATCCCGAGGTTCGCGAGGCGCTACTCGCCCTGCAGCGCGAACTGGCTGCCGCCGGGTCCCTGGTGACGGAGGGGCGCGACACGACCACCGTGGTCTTCCCCGAGGCGCAGGTTAAGGTGTTCCTCCTCGCTGATGCGCGGGTACGCGCCGAGCGGCGCCAGCGGCAGCTAGCCGCGGCTGGACACGTGGTCGAGCTCGAAGAGGTTCTGGCGGCGGAGGAGGCGCGCGACCGGTCGGATGCCGAACGGGCGGTCGCTCCCCTCAGGCAGGCCCCCGACGCGGTCGTGCTGGACACGACGCGTCTCTCGGTGGAGGAGGCGATCCAGCGCGTCCTCGCCCTCTGCTCGCCATTTGACAGCCCCGGGGTCGGGCGCTAG
- a CDS encoding HEAT repeat domain-containing protein — translation MQRRLVPLAAAVLWLSGSGVASAQMTGNVERLKADLHGENLDAAVAAASALGSLKDDALARDALMGGLQLGAPPKLLGALLEALGLHKSPKAVDLLRHYVRYRSPEIRETAIRALGAIEDPRVPLTLIEALGDSHPMPRARAARILGERKERRAERPLLKMLRRGDGAAAGPLGQVGGVETAKQLAELIGDVPDRPLAVALGEMLKRKDFGPDPLRTEVVKALGRIPGPDAATALSEYVASVPEKETRLSKQQAEKLLEQRKK, via the coding sequence ATGCAGCGTCGGCTCGTGCCGCTGGCCGCAGCGGTCTTGTGGTTGTCTGGGTCGGGCGTGGCGAGTGCCCAGATGACGGGGAACGTGGAGCGTCTGAAGGCCGACCTCCATGGCGAGAACCTCGACGCGGCGGTCGCCGCGGCGAGCGCGCTCGGGTCGCTGAAGGACGACGCTCTGGCCCGGGATGCCCTCATGGGGGGTCTCCAGCTCGGTGCCCCGCCGAAGCTCCTCGGGGCCCTTCTCGAGGCGCTCGGCCTGCACAAGAGCCCGAAGGCCGTGGACCTGCTTCGGCACTACGTCCGCTATCGCAGCCCCGAGATCCGCGAGACCGCGATCCGTGCGCTGGGTGCCATCGAGGATCCGCGGGTGCCCCTGACGTTGATAGAGGCGCTCGGGGACAGCCATCCCATGCCGCGCGCCCGGGCGGCGCGCATCCTTGGGGAGCGCAAGGAGCGCCGGGCCGAGCGACCGCTGCTGAAGATGCTCCGACGGGGCGATGGGGCCGCGGCGGGTCCGCTTGGCCAGGTGGGAGGGGTCGAGACGGCCAAGCAGCTGGCGGAGCTCATCGGCGACGTGCCCGACCGGCCCCTTGCCGTCGCTCTCGGCGAGATGCTGAAGCGCAAGGACTTCGGCCCGGACCCGCTTCGAACCGAGGTGGTCAAGGCTCTGGGGCGGATCCCCGGCCCCGATGCAGCGACGGCTCTTTCGGAGTACGTCGCGAGCGTGCCCGAGAAAGAGACGCGGCTCTCCAAGCAGCAGGCGGAGAAGCTGCTCGAACAGCGCAAGAAATGA
- a CDS encoding PQQ-binding-like beta-propeller repeat protein encodes MFTVRVARVLSLPVLVCAGALLAGCAETAFSLHFPDNQARDLQNAMARLQRGRPGTPANGLGKPLAFLVGDGRLVAYDLQAQGVLWSVEAQPTSRVTVGRDYVFHRTGDSQLVGRRVADGQVQWSGAMEQGGRLLGTAADGNDLYYVVERTERRLFGGAAAHLVAVDGATGKTRWVVDSAGRLGAPAARDGLVFVPLRSQAVALLSAQDGREIARVRSKDEALLWVRTTAAGVFFGGRSGIYRLDARAVAGTRAGSTFVAAALPKMVQPPYWWDGYNAALAGYTAYDRNRLLWQVADGEGMGLTDGAVFVHNYRFFFAFDAAGATAGRLRWAYAYPRHDAVGSTFTGRTLALVTSHGAVVTLDPRSGLPITQQPVKMAVRGVTFDADGFAPAGEGKGASDLRAALKEMIWDPDRRFQAVKIFGVEQLARLPGGQVTEDLVKIVSRPDLDAAVYRRAGDVLVARRDRAAIPLYLNVLKQRTDFVEGTQAVAVDVIARALGDLKAPEAVRPLLAHLGDHETPQPALVEVVKALTALGDAAVLEPFRDFLLTYRCDAAFLKDTTALNLVAEALLRLGGEDERQLLSFVENDSHTLKPLRAYIAAAARRGVRAGKGGEARGKAGAEGKERAP; translated from the coding sequence ATGTTCACCGTGCGCGTCGCCCGCGTCCTCTCGCTGCCCGTGCTGGTGTGTGCGGGGGCGCTCCTCGCGGGTTGTGCCGAGACCGCGTTCAGTCTCCATTTCCCCGACAACCAGGCGCGTGACCTGCAGAACGCGATGGCGCGCCTTCAGCGCGGCCGCCCCGGGACGCCGGCGAACGGCCTGGGCAAGCCCCTCGCGTTTCTCGTCGGAGACGGACGCTTGGTGGCTTACGACCTCCAGGCCCAGGGCGTGTTGTGGTCGGTGGAGGCGCAGCCGACCTCTCGCGTGACGGTGGGCCGGGACTACGTCTTTCACCGGACCGGCGACAGCCAGCTCGTCGGGCGGCGCGTGGCCGATGGACAGGTCCAGTGGTCCGGCGCGATGGAGCAGGGAGGTCGCTTGCTCGGCACGGCGGCCGATGGCAACGACCTCTACTACGTCGTGGAGCGGACCGAGCGGCGCCTGTTCGGCGGGGCGGCCGCCCACCTCGTCGCGGTGGACGGGGCCACCGGCAAGACCCGCTGGGTGGTGGACTCCGCGGGGCGGCTCGGCGCGCCCGCCGCGCGCGACGGGCTGGTGTTCGTGCCTCTCCGGTCGCAGGCCGTCGCCCTGCTCTCCGCTCAGGATGGGCGGGAGATCGCTCGCGTGCGGTCCAAGGACGAGGCGCTGCTCTGGGTCCGGACGACGGCGGCGGGCGTCTTCTTCGGTGGTCGTAGCGGCATCTACCGTCTGGATGCGCGCGCCGTCGCCGGGACGCGCGCGGGCTCGACCTTCGTCGCCGCCGCCTTGCCGAAGATGGTGCAGCCGCCGTACTGGTGGGACGGCTACAACGCTGCGCTCGCCGGATACACGGCGTACGACCGCAATCGCTTGCTCTGGCAAGTAGCCGACGGGGAGGGAATGGGTCTCACCGACGGCGCCGTCTTCGTCCACAACTACCGCTTCTTCTTCGCCTTCGACGCGGCGGGGGCCACGGCGGGCCGGCTCCGTTGGGCCTACGCCTATCCCAGGCACGACGCCGTGGGGTCCACCTTCACGGGGCGCACGCTCGCTTTGGTCACGAGCCATGGCGCTGTCGTCACGCTGGACCCGCGGTCCGGTCTCCCCATCACGCAGCAGCCGGTCAAGATGGCCGTGCGCGGTGTCACCTTCGACGCGGATGGCTTCGCTCCCGCTGGCGAAGGGAAAGGGGCCTCTGACCTCCGCGCGGCGCTGAAGGAAATGATCTGGGATCCGGATCGCCGCTTCCAGGCGGTGAAGATCTTCGGCGTGGAGCAACTCGCCCGCCTTCCCGGCGGACAGGTCACCGAAGATCTCGTGAAGATCGTCAGCCGGCCGGATCTGGACGCGGCGGTGTACCGACGCGCCGGGGACGTGCTCGTAGCGCGTCGCGACCGCGCCGCTATCCCCCTCTACCTCAACGTGCTCAAGCAGCGGACCGACTTCGTGGAGGGGACGCAGGCGGTGGCGGTGGACGTGATCGCGCGCGCCCTCGGGGACCTGAAGGCTCCGGAGGCCGTTCGGCCGCTGCTCGCCCACCTCGGAGACCACGAGACGCCGCAGCCCGCCCTGGTCGAGGTCGTGAAGGCGCTCACGGCGCTGGGCGACGCGGCGGTCCTCGAGCCCTTCCGCGACTTCCTCTTGACGTACCGCTGCGATGCCGCGTTTCTCAAAGACACCACGGCGCTGAATCTGGTGGCGGAGGCTCTCCTGCGGCTCGGCGGCGAGGACGAGCGACAGCTTCTCAGTTTCGTCGAGAACGATTCGCATACCCTCAAGCCTCTGCGAGCGTACATAGCGGCTGCGGCGCGGAGGGGTGTGCGTGCTGGCAAGGGCGGCGAAGCCCGAGGCAAAGCCGGGGCAGAAGGCAAGGAGCGCGCGCCGTAG
- a CDS encoding Crp/Fnr family transcriptional regulator, with product MTAPGSGASVSPSPTEGGATSLSRKHARDFPAGTVLFQQGDDGELMYVVQSGRVEISRRAAGQDAVLAVLSAGEFFGEMSIINGSPRTATARVIEDARLLVIDGGTFEAMIRGSAEIAVRLIKKLAGRLEGSRRQIDLLLVRDPVSRVVQALRQEAENAGQEHPAGILVALSEPELAEHLGLSGEEVGTVLNRLERARLVTRTDGGGVVVSEIGKLVDFLDFLEMKGRLGGS from the coding sequence TTGACAGCCCCGGGGTCGGGCGCTAGCGTTTCACCTTCTCCGACGGAGGGTGGCGCCACGAGTCTCTCCCGCAAACACGCGCGTGATTTCCCGGCCGGGACCGTCCTCTTTCAGCAGGGCGACGACGGTGAACTCATGTACGTGGTCCAGTCCGGCCGGGTGGAAATCAGCCGACGCGCGGCGGGACAGGATGCCGTCCTCGCAGTTCTCTCGGCGGGCGAGTTCTTCGGCGAGATGTCGATCATCAACGGTAGCCCGCGCACCGCGACCGCGCGCGTGATCGAGGACGCGCGTCTCCTGGTCATCGACGGCGGGACGTTCGAGGCGATGATTCGCGGGAGCGCGGAGATCGCCGTGCGCCTCATCAAGAAGCTAGCCGGCCGATTGGAGGGGTCGCGCCGTCAGATCGACCTGCTGCTCGTGCGCGATCCCGTGAGCCGCGTCGTGCAGGCGTTGCGGCAGGAGGCGGAGAACGCCGGGCAGGAGCATCCCGCGGGGATTCTCGTGGCCCTCAGCGAGCCGGAGCTCGCCGAGCATCTGGGCCTTTCGGGTGAAGAGGTGGGCACGGTCTTGAACCGGCTCGAACGGGCGCGGCTCGTGACGCGTACGGACGGCGGCGGCGTCGTAGTCAGCGAGATCGGAAAGCTGGTCGACTTCCTGGATTTCCTCGAGATGAAGGGACGTCTGGGCGGTTCCTGA
- a CDS encoding peptidyl-prolyl cis-trans isomerase yields the protein MTSRTRATRLAGVVLGATLLGCAPPAGPQDDTLPDSPSKADPRVVVARVNGRPILLEDLASQRRNGQSAREALRALIREELLAQEARRRGLDTHAGVRDAQRRALAQHLIRRELANFSTKTVPRALVERAYELNRSRYQRPELAEVVHIVAEARRKDPPEAHRRARELAEKARTVATSGRLSPEEFSQIAPLLQKNAGGIKVHAEALATARRGQTVESFAEAAFALEGQGSISPVVATRYGYHVIYLKGRVPAVDIPLSQAESEIRARVFEEARRMAFAQFTEQLEKRTTPRIDEAVLARALSPAQAR from the coding sequence ATGACGAGCCGGACCCGCGCGACTCGGCTCGCCGGTGTCGTCCTCGGCGCGACTCTCCTCGGGTGCGCGCCGCCGGCTGGGCCCCAGGACGACACCCTCCCCGACTCCCCCTCCAAAGCAGACCCGCGCGTCGTCGTCGCCCGCGTGAACGGCCGGCCCATCCTGCTCGAGGACCTCGCGTCGCAACGCCGGAACGGTCAATCTGCGCGCGAGGCGCTGCGGGCGCTCATCCGCGAGGAGCTCCTCGCTCAGGAGGCGCGGCGCAGAGGACTGGACACCCATGCCGGCGTCCGCGACGCCCAGCGGCGGGCTCTCGCGCAGCATCTGATTCGCCGGGAGCTGGCGAATTTCTCGACGAAGACCGTTCCGCGAGCGCTCGTGGAGCGGGCCTACGAGCTGAACCGGTCGCGCTACCAGCGTCCCGAGCTCGCGGAGGTCGTGCACATCGTGGCGGAAGCGCGCCGCAAGGACCCCCCCGAGGCGCACCGAAGGGCGCGCGAGCTGGCGGAGAAGGCGCGCACCGTCGCCACGAGCGGACGCCTCTCGCCCGAGGAATTCTCGCAGATCGCCCCTCTGCTGCAGAAGAACGCCGGCGGCATCAAGGTTCACGCGGAGGCGCTCGCGACCGCTCGTCGGGGCCAGACCGTCGAGTCGTTTGCCGAGGCCGCGTTCGCACTCGAGGGGCAGGGGTCGATCAGCCCCGTCGTCGCCACGCGCTACGGCTACCACGTCATCTATCTGAAGGGCCGCGTCCCTGCCGTGGACATCCCACTCTCGCAGGCCGAATCCGAGATCCGGGCGCGCGTCTTCGAGGAGGCCCGTCGGATGGCCTTCGCCCAGTTCACCGAGCAGCTCGAGAAGCGCACAACGCCGCGCATCGACGAGGCGGTCCTCGCCCGGGCTCTGAGCCCGGCTCAGGCCCGGTAG
- a CDS encoding cyclic nucleotide-binding domain-containing protein — protein MASDDDLKVLLGRHLAALEKEPESPFFHVVVAETLARAGRIDEALGHYRTAARIHVNLGEYADAAGVCGEVLRLAPQDTAARSLLDGMRRRGLLAAEEPATSGGGASSPAARGPLAPEALLQLSGRRVALQPGEMVLAQGTEGTDLLVVLDGELEVSRQKLVGSEQLLERVGAGAFVGELGLFGDGRQHANVRARGAGTVLSLSKGEVLRLARADAEVNRTLRLAYRDRLERLLMACSPLLAALDPEVAERLVRDGRPRAVAADTVLIAAGDPVDGLHFVLLGQAEAAISVPGPEPRRRVLAQLTDGDCFDALALERGEAAQITVRSLTFCQLLWFPADRILDLGVAAPEFGRRLRREAERAQRLLEACLADGT, from the coding sequence ATGGCCAGCGACGACGATCTGAAGGTCTTGCTCGGTCGGCACCTCGCGGCTCTCGAGAAGGAGCCCGAGAGTCCCTTCTTTCACGTCGTGGTCGCCGAGACCCTCGCGCGCGCTGGACGCATCGACGAGGCTCTTGGGCACTACCGGACGGCGGCGCGAATTCACGTCAACCTGGGCGAGTATGCCGATGCCGCGGGAGTTTGCGGCGAGGTCCTGCGCCTTGCGCCTCAGGACACCGCCGCTCGTAGCCTGCTCGACGGCATGCGGCGTCGGGGGCTTCTCGCTGCGGAGGAGCCGGCGACCTCCGGTGGGGGCGCGTCGTCGCCGGCCGCGCGCGGGCCGCTCGCTCCGGAGGCGTTGCTGCAGCTCTCTGGTCGGCGTGTCGCGCTGCAGCCAGGCGAGATGGTGCTGGCCCAGGGGACCGAGGGAACGGACCTGCTCGTAGTGCTGGACGGGGAACTCGAGGTCTCTCGCCAGAAGCTGGTCGGCTCCGAGCAACTCCTCGAGCGCGTGGGAGCGGGCGCCTTCGTCGGGGAGCTGGGGCTCTTCGGCGACGGAAGACAGCACGCGAACGTTCGGGCCAGGGGAGCGGGCACGGTGCTCTCTCTGAGCAAGGGAGAGGTGCTGCGGCTAGCTCGCGCCGACGCGGAGGTCAATCGCACACTTCGCCTGGCCTATCGGGATCGACTCGAGCGGCTGCTGATGGCCTGCTCTCCGCTGCTGGCTGCTCTGGACCCGGAGGTGGCCGAGAGGCTCGTGCGCGACGGTCGGCCCCGCGCCGTGGCGGCCGACACGGTACTCATCGCGGCAGGTGACCCCGTGGACGGACTGCACTTCGTCCTCCTCGGTCAGGCCGAGGCTGCGATCAGCGTGCCGGGCCCTGAGCCGCGCCGCCGTGTGCTTGCCCAGTTGACGGATGGGGACTGCTTCGATGCGCTCGCGCTCGAGCGTGGGGAGGCCGCGCAGATCACGGTGCGCTCTCTGACCTTCTGTCAGCTGCTCTGGTTCCCGGCGGACCGGATCCTGGACCTCGGCGTTGCGGCGCCGGAGTTCGGTAGACGCCTCAGGCGCGAAGCGGAACGCGCGCAGCGGCTGCTGGAGGCCTGCCTGGCCGACGGCACCTGA
- a CDS encoding DUF4350 domain-containing protein yields the protein MTAARRFRRGRGSFTWHLVAVGLASLALGAEPVRAEERDYLPDHQGWNGMSRLADLATRRGRSVTTADRLDLGSVRPDRTALLLLSPRHVPPTEALLAFVRQGGRILVADDFGQAGPLLSRLGISRPVGAPTEARRWHEGNRHLPLALPGPVSHSLTRGVESVVANHPAYFVSRLPTLLGFGAAQQLLVAGEVGRGRIVALSDPSVLINAMLEFPGNLRLAENLVDHLLEGRVERLVVLVGRAQLEGRVADAPTGEAPASAEAGQRLNDFLSRVNDFALTPAGLRSVVALLALVLVAALALLLPLPRRPLEGHWVRPGAPRPHRFALTGAARGAASASARAAAMLRDEVEDRLTEFLQLPAPVSTVHARWVAGRLERRAGPEAARLASRLLSDLRKVPYTAHGPEPGATRAVSSRELARLYEQSRRLFALCGDESLPDLRSPRDHVHPA from the coding sequence GTGACGGCAGCCCGGCGCTTCCGGCGGGGACGAGGGAGCTTCACGTGGCACCTCGTCGCCGTGGGGCTAGCCTCCCTCGCGCTGGGGGCGGAACCGGTGCGTGCCGAGGAGCGGGACTACCTGCCCGATCACCAGGGGTGGAACGGCATGAGCCGGCTGGCCGACCTGGCGACGCGCCGCGGCCGCTCCGTCACGACCGCCGATCGGCTCGACCTGGGGTCCGTTCGCCCCGACCGCACGGCGCTCCTGTTGCTCTCGCCGCGACACGTGCCGCCGACGGAAGCGCTGCTCGCCTTCGTCCGCCAGGGGGGGCGCATCCTGGTGGCGGACGACTTCGGCCAGGCGGGCCCCCTGCTCTCCAGGTTGGGGATCTCCCGCCCGGTGGGCGCCCCGACCGAGGCGCGCCGGTGGCACGAAGGTAACCGCCACCTGCCGCTCGCCCTCCCGGGTCCCGTCAGCCATTCCCTCACCCGGGGAGTGGAGAGCGTCGTGGCCAACCACCCAGCGTACTTCGTCTCCCGCCTCCCCACCCTCCTCGGCTTCGGCGCCGCGCAGCAGCTTCTCGTGGCCGGCGAGGTCGGGCGCGGGCGCATCGTAGCCCTCTCCGACCCGAGCGTCCTCATCAACGCCATGCTCGAGTTTCCCGGGAATCTCCGGCTGGCGGAGAACCTCGTGGACCACCTATTGGAGGGTCGGGTAGAGCGCCTGGTGGTGCTGGTGGGGCGCGCGCAGCTCGAGGGGCGCGTGGCCGACGCGCCGACCGGAGAGGCACCCGCGAGCGCGGAGGCGGGTCAGCGTCTGAACGACTTTCTTTCGCGGGTGAACGACTTCGCGCTCACCCCCGCGGGCCTCCGGTCGGTGGTCGCACTCCTCGCGCTGGTGCTCGTCGCGGCGCTCGCCCTGCTCCTTCCGCTGCCGCGACGACCGCTCGAAGGCCACTGGGTTCGCCCGGGAGCCCCTCGGCCGCACCGATTCGCCCTCACGGGTGCCGCCCGGGGCGCCGCCTCGGCGTCGGCGCGCGCGGCCGCGATGCTCCGCGACGAAGTGGAGGATCGTCTGACCGAGTTCCTTCAGCTTCCGGCGCCCGTCTCGACGGTCCACGCGCGCTGGGTCGCCGGACGCCTCGAGCGCCGCGCGGGTCCGGAAGCGGCGCGCCTGGCCAGTCGTCTATTGAGCGACCTCCGAAAAGTCCCTTACACTGCGCATGGCCCCGAGCCGGGCGCCACGCGCGCCGTTTCGTCGCGCGAGCTCGCGCGGCTCTACGAGCAGAGCCGCCGCCTCTTCGCGCTCTGTGGAGACGAATCGTTGCCCGACCTCCGATCGCCGCGTGACCATGTCCACCCTGCCTGA